Proteins encoded in a region of the Mycolicibacterium neoaurum genome:
- a CDS encoding ABC transporter permease produces the protein MSLDPNPTDAPPQRRRLPDEPPKAASRRMYAALAPRWLGFYVLVGLIILFSTLLPYTFPTTANASAILGNESVGMMLAIALLIPVVAGHFDLSVASILTLAMIASIGLFQFFSAPVWVACLAGPVIGAGIGLINGFCVAWLKINSLVATLATGSCALGAALWWTNGSIFAENVPASFRALGERVLGIPLPVVYTLVVCVIAWWTLERTPVGRYLYAIGDNPDAARLVGLPTAGLTTASFVASGTIAGTAGVIQAAILGSGNPQVGASFLLPAFAAVFLGATVFHIGRYNVVGTVVAVLLLAVMVAGLQQFGLPFYIEPLLKGAILLAAVAFTTGRFSGKAQQ, from the coding sequence ATGTCCCTGGATCCCAACCCCACCGATGCACCCCCACAACGTCGTCGGCTCCCCGACGAACCCCCCAAGGCAGCGTCGCGACGAATGTATGCCGCACTGGCACCACGGTGGCTGGGGTTTTACGTTCTGGTCGGGCTAATCATCCTGTTCAGCACGTTGCTGCCCTACACGTTCCCGACGACCGCCAACGCCAGCGCGATTCTCGGTAACGAATCAGTCGGGATGATGCTCGCCATCGCCCTGCTGATTCCGGTGGTAGCCGGACATTTCGATCTCTCGGTGGCCAGCATCCTGACACTGGCGATGATCGCATCCATCGGGCTGTTCCAGTTCTTCTCGGCTCCGGTCTGGGTGGCGTGTCTCGCGGGGCCCGTCATCGGCGCGGGTATCGGCTTGATCAACGGCTTTTGCGTGGCGTGGCTGAAGATCAACTCGCTGGTCGCGACGTTGGCCACCGGCAGTTGCGCGTTGGGCGCGGCATTGTGGTGGACCAATGGTTCGATCTTTGCGGAGAACGTACCTGCCTCATTCAGGGCATTGGGTGAACGCGTGCTCGGCATTCCCTTGCCGGTCGTCTACACGCTCGTCGTGTGCGTGATCGCGTGGTGGACACTGGAGCGAACCCCGGTCGGTCGCTATCTGTACGCCATCGGTGACAATCCTGACGCAGCGCGGCTGGTCGGCCTACCCACAGCGGGACTGACGACCGCGTCCTTCGTGGCATCCGGCACCATCGCCGGAACGGCCGGTGTCATTCAGGCGGCGATACTGGGCTCGGGCAATCCGCAAGTGGGCGCCAGCTTCCTGTTGCCGGCGTTCGCGGCGGTTTTCCTGGGAGCAACCGTCTTCCATATCGGACGCTACAACGTCGTCGGCACCGTGGTGGCCGTTCTGCTGCTGGCGGTGATGGTCGCCGGTTTGCAGCAGTTCGGCTTGCCGTTCTATATCGAACCCTTGCTCAAGGGCGCCATCCTGTTGGCGGCAGTGGCATTCACAACCGGTCGATTCTCGGGAAAGGCGCAACAATGA
- a CDS encoding nuclear transport factor 2 family protein, with protein sequence MTDPMAAVRQRLDLLEAREDIRRLKHRYAYICDTGYDGDAFANLFTPEGIWESNTFGLVRGHREIRDFINRIGDTEYSWAIHYMTCLEVDLDESATVATGTWQLLQLCTRISSLEPEPVLATAIYHDDLVKTDDGWRFLKVSATFQHVTDMRSGWGPNLLPGLVK encoded by the coding sequence ATGACCGACCCCATGGCCGCCGTGCGTCAACGCCTGGACCTACTGGAGGCCCGTGAAGACATCCGTCGTCTCAAACACCGCTACGCCTACATCTGCGATACCGGTTACGACGGTGACGCCTTCGCCAATCTGTTCACACCAGAGGGTATTTGGGAATCGAACACGTTTGGTCTCGTCCGCGGACACCGGGAGATCCGCGATTTCATCAACAGGATCGGTGATACCGAATACTCCTGGGCAATCCACTATATGACCTGCCTGGAGGTCGATCTCGACGAGAGTGCGACCGTCGCTACGGGAACCTGGCAGCTGCTTCAACTGTGTACGCGGATCTCCTCACTCGAGCCCGAACCGGTGCTCGCGACAGCGATCTACCACGACGACCTCGTCAAAACCGACGACGGATGGCGATTCCTAAAGGTGTCGGCCACCTTCCAACACGTGACCGACATGCGGAGCGGCTGGGGGCCAAACCTGCTTCCCGGGCTGGTGAAGTGA